The Prevotella herbatica genome contains the following window.
TGCCCGTAATATAGACACGGAACCAGAAGCGACAGGACGATGACATTTCGCAGGATGACGTCTGTCATCATCCACATCATGGATATCATTATAACAATATATAGACGACGCAGCAAAACTATAAGCCAGAAAGGCTATAGCACCAGCGATGAGAGACTTTAAATTAAATAGCTCTCCACCAAAAAACAAAGGCACCATCACGAAGAAATTCTTTATCCATTGCTTCGGACGGATTAGTTTCAAATATGCTTTGATGTCCATATATATTTTTCTATAAAATTAGATATATAATTCACTATCTTACTCAGCACCCACGATAATGGCATCGTTATTAGTATACATATAATGAAAGTTGTCCAATAACCATATGTATTTGGAATATAGTCTAGCACGAAGTGTATATGTATAAGATAGCATTCCAAACTTAACGCACCAACAAACTTAAAAATAGAGTTAAACCATTTTGGTGTTCTACGGAACACTCTATTCAGTAGAAGTATTGTACTTATTGTGAGTGGAATATACAACATTCTCTCTACATAAAGAGGAAAACGATTGTGAAGATTCTGCTCCAGGAATATACTTGCAGAAAGAGTCATTACGAATACTATTAATATCATCCAAATACTAGCTCCATCCATTTTATCCTTTCTACGTACAGCGTCTCCCATATTTATTCCGATAAAGAATATAGGAACACGACTCCAGAAAATCTCTATATGCCCCACCGCGTTATGAATAGGGGTAACATACTGCACAAGTATGCACCACGATATCATCACGACAGGAAGCCAGCGATAAACAGGATGACGACGTATAAGCTCCATATATGGTGGTGCAAACAAATATAGCATCATCATTGCCGGAATATACCAGAATGTGAGTTCGTTATGCAACCAGAAATCCCAATTTATTGTAATGTCACCAACAAGGTCAATCCAGGCATGCAGACTACCACCATGGAAATGTGGGATGTAATATAGGCAGGAAATAATAAGCCAAGCAGGATAAATTCGAAGATAGCGACGTTTGAAAAAGCGCTTTAATGATGGATGCTTTATCCATGAGAACCACAAACCGATTCCACTGAGAAAAAGGAACATGTCTACACCGATGTTTCCTATGCGTCGTAAACCAAAAAACATGTTGCTGCGTGGAAGAGCAACATGAAACAGGAAGATGAAAATCATTGCTATTCCCATCAATTCCCCACGATAACGCGAGATGTTAGCGAGTTCAATATTCTTTATCTTCATTTCAATGGTATTCGCTTTATTAACTCATTAAACAGCCAAGCCAAACAAATGCTAGTAATTATATATAGAAGAAATCCTGCATAGTAATCACCATTTTTACTTATAGGAATAAATATCTTGCGAGTTATTGGATGACAGACAAACAATGCAGCACTGATGCTCCCCATCCAAACCAATAATGACTTAATTGAGTTAAAACCTTTGCCATTCAAAAGCTTTACCAAACCTATGCTCGCTGTACAAACGAATGCCGGGACAAATGTCCAACCAAGGAAACTGCAACTAAGTACACAGACAAGTAATGATGACACCACAAACATTGAAGCATATGCATACATAGTCATTTTGTGACCATACCTAGCATAGAGAACACCTAATCCAAAAGGTAACATGCCACCCATGAAATTATATCTGTAACGATTAAGAGCTTCTCCTTCTGCATCAAAGAACAACTGTCCAAATACACATGCTGCCATAAGCACAATAACAAATATGCTATTACGACGACACAACAACAACTTGTAAACAATATACAATTGCAGCATTAATCCGAAAAACCAATATGGACCAGGCCAAATAACATCATCTGGCTTTGGCAGAACATTGTTGAACATGCCAATCATCGCCACTATATCAATGAACTTATAATTATGTGCTCCCGGAGTAATCAGATCGAGCATAGTGAAAGCCACGAAACCAATAATCATCATCTTGAATAGTTTCATATAATGGCGCTTTATGAAACTAAACGTTGATGGAACTTTTGCATCTTTTTTCTCATACTTCATGACAAGTCCATATGCACTGAGAAACAAGAATACTGGCACGCCATAATGTCCTAAGAATGAAAGGATATGCATTGGCAACAGACTATCAGGAGTACAAATAGAAGAAACCATCCCATTTACGTTATCCTGAAAATATTGATATTCGTTCTCCTTGACCACAGGGCTTAACCAATGGCAATAATTGTGCAGGACTATACCTATAATAGCCAATCCGCGCATAGCATTACAATCCGTACGACTTAATAATTGTTCGTTCATTTTTTCTTCTTATTCTTTAAATAAGCATCACGCAATTTGTCATAATCGGTAGTGCCTTTCAGTATTCGCGGGCGCATTTCATCATATTTACTACTAAGAATATTATACTCTTCGTGATAGTTTTTAGATGCAATTCCAGCAAGATACAGAAGCATGTCTGGCAATGCATCTGTCATGAATCTACGCTTTCTTGCCTGAACAATTTCCTTGAATATCTCTGGATGAGTATGGGCATATTTCGGAGAACAATATATCCAGAATGGAATTTCAAACTCATAATGGGCCAATGGCCAATCAATAGAGGCAGAATGATTTCGACAGATAAACCCACGATTATCCTCATAACATTCTTCACCATGATCAGGCATATAGATGACTATCGCATCCTGATTCTCAAAACGTTTACAAATCTGATCTACTATAGAGTCGTTATATTGTACCGCATTATCGTAATAGCTTAATACCTTGCGTTGTTTGGGCGTAAGTTCAGGACGCTTGTCCTCATAACTACTAGCAAAGAATTTAAACTGGCTACGTGGACAACGTGTACGATAATTTACATGCTGACCTATAAGATGAAATATTGTAAGATTATGTCCGTTTGGTTTTATCTTTCCATCCTTCACGAAATTATCATAATCTTTAAGCAAATCCTCGTCAAAAACATGCAGTTTATCATTGCGAATATCAAACTGCGCCTTACTTAATGCAGGATTATTCAAGAAGAAGCCTCCACTGAAATCGTAAACAGCGGCCCTTGCCTGTGGCAAGAATTGATTTGTAAGGAAAGAAACATTGTATCCAGCTTTTCTAAATAATTCAGGAAATAAAGGATAATCACACCATTCGCCCTTCTCGCCAATCACATGCATTGAAAATACATTCTTAAAAACAAAACTTGTCAAGTTCCAAGGTACAACTACATCTGTAAAAGGAACGAGAAGTCCACTTTTCTCACGCTTTATCTGTCGTGGGGTAGTTGGCATAAAATATCCGTACTGTTGCGAATGCCGCTTTCCGTAGCTCTCACCAATTATAAGAACTATATTTGGAGAACGATAAGAACAGCTATCAACTTCTACACTTTTAGCTGAAGCTACAAGTTTATCAACTTGTTTTGAAGCGAGAGAGTTGGCATACATGCTGAATATAAGTCTATATATAGGAATATACAAAACCGCATGATCATTTTCAGTCAACGTATGTTCAATATCACCCACACTAGTTCCTGACATCAATTTCCATGTTGCTATTTTATTTTGAGCAGAACTGAAACCTCCCCACAAAAAAAGTAACACAGATAAAAGTCCTGCATAAGGTGTATATCTGTCATTCCATTTAAGATTTGGCAATTTAAATCTCTTCATCTTTGGCAGATAAGCCACAAAAACATTAACAACTATCAAAAGTAATATCCATCCGACATTACTGAATATCAAATCGGGAGAAACTAAAGTAGAAAGAAATTCTCCAGCCTCACGACCATCAGTTTCTCCAACAAGCATTAATATAGAAGGATTCAGAGTGGAATCAAAATTCACAAAACAATACACATCTACTAATGCCACAACATAAAGCAGCACGTACAAAGTCATTTTGACCCATCTACGTATTTTCACCGGAATAACTAATAGAATTGCGCATAGTAGGAAAAGGTCAAAAAACAATTCCAAATACAAGTTTTCATATATTTCCGCATTCTTTGTGTCTGGCAACGTAGTCCAAGCACATAAACTTCCAAGCAGATACATAAATATAAAAAACAACGCATTGGCTTTTATCGGGCTGAACATCTTACGTAAAATAGTGCCCAATATTCCTAATATCTTCATCAAATACTAATTTTTGTGCAAAGATACTGCAAACGAGTGGAAAAGCAAAATAAAACGTGTTTTAATTTGTCTAACCAAGTGCCGTGTATATATTTACAGCGTGCTAAATGACAAAACGGCAAAAGAGCTAATTGATAATTACCCCATATACACTCCAGCTATTGCTATTTTATTTGGTGATTAAGTAAGTTAACACCAAAAGAAGAAACATACTTGTGATAGATAATTTAATGAAAGAAAAACATAAAAAATATTCGAGAGCCTTCCATTATTGCGGAAAAGCTCCCGAATTTTATTGAATTATAATTATCTTATAATTCATATAGATCATCTTCCTATAATGACAGCTAATTTAGCTAAAAATGAGATATCAAATATAAGAAAACGTATTCATATTTCAATTATACCACACATCAGTAGAAATTATTTGAACTTGTGTGGGTCCTTTATCATTTTCCTCATCACGAGTGTAAACTTTAAGGATCTGCTCTTGTAGCGCCTTGTTAGTTTTCATGATCATTCAATTTAATTAATCAATGCGATATTACATCTTACCGCAAATATAATAATAATTATAGTTGCTGTCAAGAGCTATAATAATAATAAGCTATTTTTTTAGCATTAATTGTATCATTTTCAACATTACATCATTAATTATAAATATTGTATGCAATGATTAACTACTTTTTAAATTCTATCAGATTCATCCTAGACTTTAAGCTATATGTTCGTCATATAAAGTTAAACAGGCCTTCATTTGTGAATATATACGCATCCTAAATTAAACAAAAAAACTAGATTAAAATTTTACTTTACGAGCATAATAAATAAAATAATCAACTAAAGAATGCAAATAATGAAAGCAGTTACTATATACTTAATGGAATATATAATTATTTACACTTATCTATTTTTTACGAACTAGTAATACTTTCAAAACTTAATCACTTAGAAATAACAATCGATATAATAAGTATGCACTACCTCAACTAACAATATTATAATTAATAAACCATATTCTAATATAAGTAGAGACGTATTTAAAATAGAATTAAGATCATCTTATTGTCGGTATTTGAAACTCAGTGGGAAAAGTTTGTTGCTTTCCACTTACGAACACAGATAAATTAAGATTGATAACACCTCGTGATAAACGATGATCAGCTAAAACAAGAGCCGTGTAACGAATACCTGTTCCTGGAAGTATCTTTTCTATGTGTATACTAGGAGATATTTTGATATGATTATTTCCTGTCGTTTCAATAACTTTTGGCTGAACATCAACGAGAGTTTCAGAACTATGATTCATCACTTCAAAAATTATCTTACTAAGTTCACCCCTTTGTATTTTTCCATCCATATTATCGTCTATAAAACGAGCATTACGTATTTCAATAACAGGCTGATATGTTATTCCAGGACTTGGGGTTGAGGTTTCTTTGCTAACAGGAAGCCTAGTACTATTATTTGTAGTATAATCTGAGCTATTAAAATCATAAATCCTGTCATCACCAGAATTACTCTCATCAACAATGTTGTCTTGATATTGCGGTTGCACACTATATGTTTGCTCCAGCGCAACGGGCGCCCCAACATCACGGCAACGTGCATTATCAACTCGCTGATCAGCAGCATTACCAACAACAGCACCAACGACTGCTCCACCAGCCATACCAACAATAGTTCCTATATCTGAACCTCGTGGTCCATTAGCGATACCTCCTATGGCACTTCCAAGTATTGAACCTAGATTAGAACCGATAAAAGCACCATCTCCAGTATAAGTCCCGCAGCTACCAAGTATCAAAGCTATGGCAGCAAACATAATCATTGTCTTTCTCATAATATTGCTTTGATAATAATATGGCGAAGATACGATAAAATAGACTTATAAAAAAGGATTTTTACCTAAATCTATATGGGGAAATCCCTAAAAATAAAAAAAGCGCAATGTAAAAACATTGCGCTTCTCTCGTATGTGAAGTATAATCGTTTAAATTACTCTGCTTTTGGAGCTTCCTCTGTCTCAGCAACAGGAGTCTCAACAGGAGCTTCAGCCTTTGTTGGCTTACGGCTACGGCGAGTCTTCTTAACTGCTGCCTTTGGTGTCTTTGCCATGTTCTCATCGAAATCTACGAGCTCAATGAAAGCAATGTCAGCAGCATCACCCTGACGTGTTCCCAATTTAATTACGCGGGTATAACCACCAGGACGATTAGCCACCTTAGCTGCAACCTCTCCGAAGAGTTCTTTAATAGCGAACTTATTCTGAAGATAACGGAAAACCACACGACGTGAGTTTGTTGTATCTTCTTTTGAGCGTGTGATTAACGGCTCAACATACTTCTTCAAGGCCTTTGCCTTTGCAAGTGTCGTAGTGATTCTTTTGTGCATTATCAAAGATATAGCCATATTTGCTAACATGGCATCACGATGAGATGCAGTACGACCTAGGTGGTTGAATTTTTTATTATGTCTCATTTTTGTTTTTTCTATTAGAGGACAGGTGATTGATTAATCCTTGTCCAGTTTATACTTTGAAATGTCGGTTCCAAATGACAGATTCAGACTTTCCAGCAAATCATCAAGCTCAGAAAGCGATTTCTTACCAAAGTTACGGAACTTAAGAAGGTCAGTTTTATTGAACTGAACCAAGTCACCAAGAGTCTCCACATCAGCAGCTTTCAAACAGTTAAGTGCACGAACACTAAGGTTCATGTCGACCAACTTAGTCTTTAGCAACTGGCGCATGTGTAGAATTTCCTCATCAAACTCCTGATTGCCTTCCTGATCTGGAGATTCCAATGTAATCTTTTCATCAGAGAATAACATGAAGTGATAAATAAGTATCTTGGCAGCTTCCTTAAGAGCATCCTTCGGCTGAATAGAACCGTCCGTAGTAACTTCAATAACCAATTTGTCATAGTCGGTCTTTTGCTCGACACGATATGGCTCAACTGAATATTTTACGTTGCGGATAGGGGTGTAAATAGAATCGATTGGAATAACGTTGACATCAGTGCAGAACTCACGATTTTCATCAGCAGGAATATAACCCCTACCTTTGTTAATAGTAAGATCAATCTGCATCATGGCTTTGGCATCCAAATGACAAATCACCAAATCAGGGTTTAACACTTCAAATCCAGTCAAATACTTACCAATATCACCTGCCTTGAATTCCGTAGAATTCTCAACAGTGATACTAACTTTCTCATTCTCGAATTCTTCTACTACTTGCTTGAATCTTACTTGCTTCAAATTCAAGATAATGTTGGTCACATCTTCCTTTACACCAGGTACTGAAGAAAACTCATGCTCAACACCCGAAATACGGATTGTGTTGATGGCATAACCCTCCAGAGATGAAAGGAGAATGCGGCGCAAAGCGTTACCTACGGTAACACCAAAGCCAGGCTCAAGAGGACGAAATTCGAACTTGCCGAACTTGTCATTAGCCTCCAACATTACAACTTTATCAGGTTTTTGAAATGCTAATATCGCCATTAATTCAATGATTTATTTAGAGTACAACTCAACGATTAATTGTTCCTTTATATTCTCAGGGATGTCTGCACGCTCTGGCTTATGCAAGAACTTTCCACTCTTGGTATTCTCGTCCCACTCCATCCAAGGATACTTGCTATGATTGAAACCAGCTAGAGCAGCTTCAACAACTTCAAGAGACTTAGATTTTTCACGGAGAGCAACGATCATTCCTGGCTTTACTGAGAAAGATGGAATATTCACTACAGTTCCATCTACAGTGATATGCTTGTGACCAACCAACTGACGGGCTGCTGCACGTGTAGGAGCAATACCAAGACGGAAGACAACATTATCAAGACGGCACTCAAGGCTCTGAAGAAGAACCTCACCAGTGATACCGTCAGACTTTGCAGCCTTAGTAAACATATTACGGAACTGACGCTCTAGTACACCATAAGTGTACTTAGCTTTCTGCTTCTCTGCCAACATGACACCGTACTCAGATACTTTTCTGCGACGGTTGTTGCCATGCTGTCCAGGAGGGAAGTTTCTCTTGGACAAAACTTTGTCTGCGCCGAATATTGGTTCACCAAATCGACGTGCAATTTTAGATTTCGGACCTATATATCTTGCCATAATATAAAAATATGTGCGTTAATTTTTAAAAATATTATACCTTACGACGCTTTGGAGGACGGCAACCATTATGTGGTAATGGTGTAACGTCTACAATCTCTGTAACCTGTATTCCTGATGCGTTTACCGCACGGATAGCAGACTCGCGACCGTTACCGGGACCTTTAACGTATGCCTTAACCTTACGAAGACCAAGTTCAAACGCTACCTTAGCACAATCCTCACCTGCCATCTGTGCAGCATAAGGAGTATTCTTCTTAGAACCACGGAAACCCATCTTACCAGCTGAAGACCATGAAATGATCTGACCTTCACTGTTAGCAAGAGATACTATAATATTATTAAAAGAACTATGAACATGAAGCTGACCTATTGCGTCAACCTTTACGTTTCTTTTTTTAGATGTTGCTTTTGTCTTTGCCATAATTAATTTCCTTTAAAATTACTTAGTAGCCTTCTTTTTATTAGCAACAGTCTTCTTCTTACCCTTGCGAGTACGAGCGTTGTTCTTAGTACTCTGACCACGAACAGGAAGACCATTACGATGTCTAACTCCACGATAGCAACCAATATCCATCAGTCGCTTGATATTCATTTGGATTTCTGAACGAAGTTCACCTTCTACTTTGAACCCAGCGCCGATAATTTCACGGATTTTGGCTGCCTGATCGTCAGTCCATTCGCTGACCTTCAGGTCGCGGCTAACGCCGGCCTTATCCAATATCTTTGCTGAACTACTTCGACCTACACCATAGATATAAGTCAATGCGATTTCGCCACGCTTATTCTGGGGCAAATCTACTCCAACAATTCTTATTGCCATTTTAAATTGAATAAAAAAATTTAATAATTTGAATTTAATTCTCGCTAAAGAACGTGCAAAGTTAGAAATAAAATTTCATTTAAATCAACTTTTACGATACTTTAACATTAACCCTGACGCAATTTAAACTTAGGGTTTTTCTTGTTGATAACGAACAGACGACCTTTACGACGAACGATCTTACAGTCTGCTGTACGCTTCTTTAATGATGCTCTTGTTTTCATATCTTTATGTATGATGAATTATTTGTATCTGAAAACGATTCTGCCTTTTGTCAAATCATAAGGACTCATCTCTACCTTCACCTTATCACCAGGAAGGATTTTAATGTAATGCATACGCATTTTACCAGAGATGTGAGCTATAATCTGAACTCCATTTTCAAGTTCTACACGAAACATTGCATTAGAAAGATTCTCCACAATTGTTCCATCCTGCTCTATAGCGGATTGTTTTGCCATATAATTATTCTACTTAATGATTCTCAATTTCTTCAAACGTTGATAAAATCTCAGCCTTACCTTTACGTATTGCTATAGTATGCTCAAAATGAGCTGCTGGTTTACGATCCCTAGTTATTATACTCCATTTATCAGGAAGCATCCATATCTTGCGATCGCCCATAGTAATCATCGGTTCAATAGCTATGCACATCCCTGCCTTTAGCATTACTCCATTTCCCTTTGAACCGTAGTTCGGGACCTGGGGTGCTTCATGCATTTCCTTACCAATGCCATGACCGGTTAATTCTCGGACAACTCCATAACCGCATTCTTCACAATATTCCTGTACAGCCGCACCTATATCACCAACGTGCTTACCTGCCACAGCCTGTTCTATCCCTAGATACAAAGATTTTTTAGTAACTTCCAGAAGTTTACTTACTTCAGATGAGATTTCGCCAACAGCAAACGTATAGCAAGAATCTCCATTGTATCCGTCTAAAAGCGTGCCACAATCTATTGATATAATGTCTCCGTCTTTTAGAACGACCTTATCGCTTGGTATACCATGAACAACAATGTCGTTAACAGAAGTACAGATTGAAGCTGGATAAGGCTCTCCAAATGGATTGGGAAAGTTCTTAAAGGTAGGTGTTGCACCATGATCCCTTATAAACTCATCCGCAATCTTATCCAATTGGAGAGTCGTGACACCAGGCTTAATATTTCTACCCAATTCTGCCAAAGTAGCACCGACAAGTCGGTTTGCTCGACGCATTAGGTCTATTTCATCTTCAGTCTTCAGAAATATTTTCATTTCCAAGAACCTGATTAATATGCTGAAACGCCACCGTTGTTACGTGTGTGTCCGGAATTCAGAAGTCCGTCATAGTGACGCATCATCAAATGACTCTCTATTTGTTGGAGCGTATCAATAACAACACCAACAAGAATCAGAAGGGATGTACCACCAAAGAACTGTGAAAAAGCCTGCTGAACATCAAGAAGACCAGCAAGAGCAGGCATAACAGCGATAAACGCAATAAACAAAGAACCAGGCAAAGTTATACGAGACATTATGGTGTCAATATACTCAGCCGTATCCTTTCCTGGTTTTATACCAGGGATAAATCCATTATTACGTTTCATGTCCTCAGCCATCTGAGTTGGATTCAATGTAATTGCAGTATAAAAATACGTGAACGCTATAATCAATATAACATAAACGGCATTATACAGTGGACTGTGATTATCCATCAATGAACGAACAACCCATGAGGCATTCTCACTCTGATATTTAACTATAGCCAAAGGAATGAACATCAAAGCCTGAGCAAAGATGATAGGCATCACATTAGCAGCAAATAGCTTCAATGGAATGTACTGACGAGCACCACCATACTGCTTGTTTCCAACAAGACGTTTGGCATACTGTACAGGTATCTTGCGAGTTCCCTGCACCAAAAGAATTGATGCACAAACTACTGCATAGAGAATAAGAATCTCAGCAATAAACATCACAAGTCCACCACCAGATATGGCAGTAAATCGTGAGCTTACCTCCTGGACGAATGCTTGAGGCAAACGTGCCATTATACCGATCATAATGATCAATGAGATTCCATTTCCGACACCCTTATCAGTAATGCGCTCACCAAGCCAAAGGATGAACATACTACCTGCTGCCAAGATGATAGTTGCGGGAATAATAAAGATAGTCCAAGAGATGCCGCTAGCCAATGCTTGACTAGCTTGCACCTTTAGGTTCATTAAGTATGCAGGTGCCTGAAAAACCAATATAGCTATTGTGAGCAGACGAGTATACCAATTTATCTTTTTATGACCGCTCTCACCTTCGCGCTGCATCTTTTGGAAATAAGGCACAGCGACAGCAAGGAGCTGCATAACGATAGAAGCTGAGATGTAGGGCATAATTCCAAGTGCGAAGATTGACGCATTAGAAAATGCACCACCAGAGAACATGTCCAACAGCGACATTAGACCGCCCGCAGTTTGCGACTGAAGAGTTGCTAACTTAGCCGGGTTGATACCTGGAAGTACAACGAACGACCCGAAACGATATATTGCCGTGAAGAGAATGGTTATAAGGAGACGCTGACGCAAATCCTCAACCTTCCAACAGTTCTTTAGTGTCTCAAAAAACTTTTTCATTTACTTAGATTATAGTTGCGTTACCACCTACTGCCTTAATAGCTTCTTCGGCAGTCTTAGAGAATGCATTTGCTTCAACTTCTAGTTTAGCTTTCAACTCACCATTACCAAGTACCTTTACAAGGTGCTTGCCGTTAGTAAGACCTGCTTCTTTAAGTTCCGCAATGCCAATCTTTGTGAGGTTCTTTTCCTCTGCGATTTTCTGTAG
Protein-coding sequences here:
- a CDS encoding acyltransferase family protein, whose protein sequence is MNEQLLSRTDCNAMRGLAIIGIVLHNYCHWLSPVVKENEYQYFQDNVNGMVSSICTPDSLLPMHILSFLGHYGVPVFLFLSAYGLVMKYEKKDAKVPSTFSFIKRHYMKLFKMMIIGFVAFTMLDLITPGAHNYKFIDIVAMIGMFNNVLPKPDDVIWPGPYWFFGLMLQLYIVYKLLLCRRNSIFVIVLMAACVFGQLFFDAEGEALNRYRYNFMGGMLPFGLGVLYARYGHKMTMYAYASMFVVSSLLVCVLSCSFLGWTFVPAFVCTASIGLVKLLNGKGFNSIKSLLVWMGSISAALFVCHPITRKIFIPISKNGDYYAGFLLYIITSICLAWLFNELIKRIPLK
- the infA gene encoding translation initiation factor IF-1 is translated as MAKQSAIEQDGTIVENLSNAMFRVELENGVQIIAHISGKMRMHYIKILPGDKVKVEMSPYDLTKGRIVFRYK
- the map gene encoding type I methionyl aminopeptidase — protein: MKIFLKTEDEIDLMRRANRLVGATLAELGRNIKPGVTTLQLDKIADEFIRDHGATPTFKNFPNPFGEPYPASICTSVNDIVVHGIPSDKVVLKDGDIISIDCGTLLDGYNGDSCYTFAVGEISSEVSKLLEVTKKSLYLGIEQAVAGKHVGDIGAAVQEYCEECGYGVVRELTGHGIGKEMHEAPQVPNYGSKGNGVMLKAGMCIAIEPMITMGDRKIWMLPDKWSIITRDRKPAAHFEHTIAIRKGKAEILSTFEEIENH
- a CDS encoding DNA-directed RNA polymerase subunit alpha — protein: MAILAFQKPDKVVMLEANDKFGKFEFRPLEPGFGVTVGNALRRILLSSLEGYAINTIRISGVEHEFSSVPGVKEDVTNIILNLKQVRFKQVVEEFENEKVSITVENSTEFKAGDIGKYLTGFEVLNPDLVICHLDAKAMMQIDLTINKGRGYIPADENREFCTDVNVIPIDSIYTPIRNVKYSVEPYRVEQKTDYDKLVIEVTTDGSIQPKDALKEAAKILIYHFMLFSDEKITLESPDQEGNQEFDEEILHMRQLLKTKLVDMNLSVRALNCLKAADVETLGDLVQFNKTDLLKFRNFGKKSLSELDDLLESLNLSFGTDISKYKLDKD
- a CDS encoding phosphoethanolamine transferase, whose translation is MKILGILGTILRKMFSPIKANALFFIFMYLLGSLCAWTTLPDTKNAEIYENLYLELFFDLFLLCAILLVIPVKIRRWVKMTLYVLLYVVALVDVYCFVNFDSTLNPSILMLVGETDGREAGEFLSTLVSPDLIFSNVGWILLLIVVNVFVAYLPKMKRFKLPNLKWNDRYTPYAGLLSVLLFLWGGFSSAQNKIATWKLMSGTSVGDIEHTLTENDHAVLYIPIYRLIFSMYANSLASKQVDKLVASAKSVEVDSCSYRSPNIVLIIGESYGKRHSQQYGYFMPTTPRQIKREKSGLLVPFTDVVVPWNLTSFVFKNVFSMHVIGEKGEWCDYPLFPELFRKAGYNVSFLTNQFLPQARAAVYDFSGGFFLNNPALSKAQFDIRNDKLHVFDEDLLKDYDNFVKDGKIKPNGHNLTIFHLIGQHVNYRTRCPRSQFKFFASSYEDKRPELTPKQRKVLSYYDNAVQYNDSIVDQICKRFENQDAIVIYMPDHGEECYEDNRGFICRNHSASIDWPLAHYEFEIPFWIYCSPKYAHTHPEIFKEIVQARKRRFMTDALPDMLLYLAGIASKNYHEEYNILSSKYDEMRPRILKGTTDYDKLRDAYLKNKKKK
- a CDS encoding glycine zipper domain-containing protein translates to MRKTMIMFAAIALILGSCGTYTGDGAFIGSNLGSILGSAIGGIANGPRGSDIGTIVGMAGGAVVGAVVGNAADQRVDNARCRDVGAPVALEQTYSVQPQYQDNIVDESNSGDDRIYDFNSSDYTTNNSTRLPVSKETSTPSPGITYQPVIEIRNARFIDDNMDGKIQRGELSKIIFEVMNHSSETLVDVQPKVIETTGNNHIKISPSIHIEKILPGTGIRYTALVLADHRLSRGVINLNLSVFVSGKQQTFPTEFQIPTIR
- the rplQ gene encoding 50S ribosomal protein L17, producing the protein MRHNKKFNHLGRTASHRDAMLANMAISLIMHKRITTTLAKAKALKKYVEPLITRSKEDTTNSRRVVFRYLQNKFAIKELFGEVAAKVANRPGGYTRVIKLGTRQGDAADIAFIELVDFDENMAKTPKAAVKKTRRSRKPTKAEAPVETPVAETEEAPKAE
- a CDS encoding acyltransferase family protein, yielding MKIKNIELANISRYRGELMGIAMIFIFLFHVALPRSNMFFGLRRIGNIGVDMFLFLSGIGLWFSWIKHPSLKRFFKRRYLRIYPAWLIISCLYYIPHFHGGSLHAWIDLVGDITINWDFWLHNELTFWYIPAMMMLYLFAPPYMELIRRHPVYRWLPVVMISWCILVQYVTPIHNAVGHIEIFWSRVPIFFIGINMGDAVRRKDKMDGASIWMILIVFVMTLSASIFLEQNLHNRFPLYVERMLYIPLTISTILLLNRVFRRTPKWFNSIFKFVGALSLECYLIHIHFVLDYIPNTYGYWTTFIICILITMPLSWVLSKIVNYISNFIEKYIWTSKHI
- the rpsM gene encoding 30S ribosomal protein S13, whose translation is MAIRIVGVDLPQNKRGEIALTYIYGVGRSSSAKILDKAGVSRDLKVSEWTDDQAAKIREIIGAGFKVEGELRSEIQMNIKRLMDIGCYRGVRHRNGLPVRGQSTKNNARTRKGKKKTVANKKKATK
- the rpsD gene encoding 30S ribosomal protein S4, coding for MARYIGPKSKIARRFGEPIFGADKVLSKRNFPPGQHGNNRRRKVSEYGVMLAEKQKAKYTYGVLERQFRNMFTKAAKSDGITGEVLLQSLECRLDNVVFRLGIAPTRAAARQLVGHKHITVDGTVVNIPSFSVKPGMIVALREKSKSLEVVEAALAGFNHSKYPWMEWDENTKSGKFLHKPERADIPENIKEQLIVELYSK
- the rpsK gene encoding 30S ribosomal protein S11, which codes for MAKTKATSKKRNVKVDAIGQLHVHSSFNNIIVSLANSEGQIISWSSAGKMGFRGSKKNTPYAAQMAGEDCAKVAFELGLRKVKAYVKGPGNGRESAIRAVNASGIQVTEIVDVTPLPHNGCRPPKRRKV
- the rpmJ gene encoding 50S ribosomal protein L36 — translated: MKTRASLKKRTADCKIVRRKGRLFVINKKNPKFKLRQG